Part of the Sandaracinaceae bacterium genome, CGTGCGATCCCCGCGCACCAGCACCTGCTCGATGCGCGCCAGCACCTCCTCGGTCACGTCGACCCCCACTTTCGCGGTCAGCGCCTCAGCCAGGGGCCCACGACACAGGGCGAGCACGGAGGGAGTGTCACGTGGCAGCTCGTCCACCTCGCGGAGGGCACGGAAGATCATCACGGTGGCCAGCTCGGGAGGCAGCGCCCCCTCGAGCACCTCCCGTACCACGTGCACCTCTTGCTGGATCTCCATCGCCCACCAGCATACCCGAACCGGCCCCGCGGGTGTGCGGGTACCTTTGGGCGTGCGAGGAGGAGCCGAACTTGCTAGATCCCGGGCCCCCTGAACCCTCCCCACCTACGGAGCGCGCTGTGACCGTCTCGAACGAAACCCTGCACCAGGGCCTCAAGGCCACCCTCGATGAGACCGATCTGGACGTCCTCGGCGAAAAGTACGAGGGCAAGGTCCGCGACAACTACACGCGCGACGGCAAGCGCTACATCGTGGTGACCGACCGCATCAGCGCGTTCGATCGCGTGCTGGGGACGCTCCCGTTCAAGGGGCAGGTGCTGAACGGCCTCGCCGCGTGGTGGTTCGAGCAGACCAAGGATCTCGTCCCCAACCACGTGCTGGACGTGCCCGACCCCAACGTGATGGTGGGCATCGAGTGTGAGCCGCTGCCCGTCGAGATGATCATGCGCGGGTACATCACCGGCGTGACCTCCACCAGCATCTGGACGCACTACGCGGCCGGCTCGCGCTCCTTCTGCGGCCACGAGCTGCCCGAGGGGCTGAAGAAGCACCAGAAGCTGCCCGAGGCGCTGCTGACCCCGTCCACCAAGGCGCCGAAGGGCGACCACGACGTCAGCGCGTCGCGCGAGGAGATCCTGGCCATGGGGCGCATGTCGGCCCGTGACTTCGACGAGGCCGCCGAGTACGCGCGCGCGCTCTTCGCGGCCGGTCAGAAGCACTGCGCAGAGCGCGGGCTGATCCTGGTCGACACCAAGTACGAGTTCGGCAAGACGCCGGACGGCCGCATCGTGGTCATCGACGAGATCCACACGCCCGACTCGTCACGCTTCTGGTACCAGAGCACCTACGGCGCACGCTTCGAGGCGGGCGAGGACCCGGAGTCGTTCGACAAGGAGTACGTCCGCCGCTGGCTCAAGGCCGAGGGCTACTCGGGCGACGGCCCGGCGCCGACCATCCCGGACGACGTGCGGGTGGAGGCGTCTCGCCGCTACATCGAGGCCTGCGACCAGGTGCGCGGCGACGCCTTCGTGCCGGACACGCAGGCCCCGCTCGCCCGCATCCGCAAGAACCTCGGGCTCTGAGCCGCGGGGCTCCACATCCGTGGCGCCGGCCGTAGACCCGCGCCGTCCGCCTCAGGCACCCACGCCCGTGAGGAACGCCTCGAGGCTCCGCACGAGCCGCGCACGGTACGCAGGGTCGACGCACAGATCTTGCCGCACCTCGAGCTCCACCGCTCTCCGCCTGTGGCGTAGCGAGTGGGTGTCGGCCGAGTGCATGAAGCCGTCCTTGCCCGAGTAGGGCTCGTTGGCTAGCGCGCGGTAGCCGTCGGAGACGAGGTGGGCGTGCAGCGCGAGCCCGAGCGCGTCCTCGTGGTTGTAGAGCACCCCGAGCTCCATGGCCCGCGGCTGACCTTCGTACTCGTCCGTGAACGAGTGCACGGAGAACAGCACGGGCGCGAGGCTCGCTTGGACCGTGGCGTCGAGCGCGGCGTGGTAGGGCCGGTAGAACTCCGCGAGGCGCTGCACACGGTCCTCCTCGCGCAAGCTCACGTTCAGCTCCACGGGCAGGCCCTCGGCCACGTCTCGGAAGAGCGTGGGAGAGTCCTCGGGGCGGTTGGGGTCCACCAAGAGGCGACTGAAGCGCGCCAGGACGGCCGGCGCGCCGAGCCTGTCCGCGAGCTCGCGCGTCAGGTCCGCCGCGCCGAGGTCGAATGCCCAGTGCGTGCCCGCGAGGCGCGCGTCGCTCGGAGACCAGCGCCACCGTCCCGGGAGGCGCTCAGAGGCGTGCTCACAGCACAAGACCACCGAGACGTCGGCGCGGCCGCCGATGACCTCGGCCGCGTCGCCGAGCGTGGAGAGGATGGGTGCCATGGACCCCATTGTTGGGGAGCGCGACGTGCGAGCAAGGCGGCGCGCCGCGCCCGCGACACCACGACGTAGGCGATGCGTGTGTTGGCGCGTACAGGAGCGTTCGACCCGTCAGGTGGGCAGCGTGGCCACGAACCGTTCGAGGATCACGGCCGTGTCGGCCGCGCGCTCGACCAACGGGTAGTGTCCGCACCCCGGCAGGTGCTCGCGGCGCGCGCCCTCGATGCGAGACGTGACGGTGGCATCCAGGAGGTCGGGCGGCAGGAACGGATCGTCCGTGGACACGACCAGCGTGGGAGCGCGGATGTCGGCGAGGCGAGACGTGAAGCCCCCGGCGGTCCAGACGCCGAGCATGGCCCGGATGGTTTCAGGAGCGATGGACAGCGCCACGTCGAGCAGCCGCGCGCGGTCGGCCGCCGTCAGGGCCGTGCAGGCCATGTCCAATATGGTGCCGAGCTTCGTCGCGTCCCCTCCAGCGCTCGAGAACAGCGCGAGCGCGTCGGGAGGCAACGGGAGGCCCGACGCGGGCACCGGGTTGAGCAGCACCAAACCCGAGAACGCGGACGGATGCTCCGCGGCGATCCGCTGGGCGAGCTGTCCCCCCATGCTGTGTCCCACCAGTATCGGGCGGTCCAGGCCAGCAGCCCGCGCGACGCGCCACACATCGGCAGCGTACGTGTCGAGGTCGTGCGGCCCGCTCACCGCCGCGCTGAGCCCGACCCCGCGGAGGTCTGGGACGACGCAGCCGAGCGCGCCGAGGTCGAGCCCCTGGAGCAGCGGATCCCACACGGCCCCCGTCGTCATCCACCCGTGCAGCAGCAGCACCCCGCGGCCGCCCCGCCCGCGCGCGACCCACCCAAGCTCGTTCTCGACCACGTTCGACTCGCTCATCGTCCGTACCTTCAGCGCTCATGCCCCTGGGCGACGATATCACGCCCAGCAGCCCGCAAGGCGGCGCGCACCTGGCGAGCGAGCTGCTCGCGCGTGGCAGGTTTCTGCACGAAGTACGCGTCCCCAGCCTCCACCCGTTCACGCAGCTCGGGGA contains:
- a CDS encoding phosphoribosylaminoimidazolesuccinocarboxamide synthase, whose protein sequence is MHQGLKATLDETDLDVLGEKYEGKVRDNYTRDGKRYIVVTDRISAFDRVLGTLPFKGQVLNGLAAWWFEQTKDLVPNHVLDVPDPNVMVGIECEPLPVEMIMRGYITGVTSTSIWTHYAAGSRSFCGHELPEGLKKHQKLPEALLTPSTKAPKGDHDVSASREEILAMGRMSARDFDEAAEYARALFAAGQKHCAERGLILVDTKYEFGKTPDGRIVVIDEIHTPDSSRFWYQSTYGARFEAGEDPESFDKEYVRRWLKAEGYSGDGPAPTIPDDVRVEASRRYIEACDQVRGDAFVPDTQAPLARIRKNLGL
- a CDS encoding N-formylglutamate amidohydrolase produces the protein MAPILSTLGDAAEVIGGRADVSVVLCCEHASERLPGRWRWSPSDARLAGTHWAFDLGAADLTRELADRLGAPAVLARFSRLLVDPNRPEDSPTLFRDVAEGLPVELNVSLREEDRVQRLAEFYRPYHAALDATVQASLAPVLFSVHSFTDEYEGQPRAMELGVLYNHEDALGLALHAHLVSDGYRALANEPYSGKDGFMHSADTHSLRHRRRAVELEVRQDLCVDPAYRARLVRSLEAFLTGVGA
- a CDS encoding alpha/beta hydrolase; the protein is MSESNVVENELGWVARGRGGRGVLLLHGWMTTGAVWDPLLQGLDLGALGCVVPDLRGVGLSAAVSGPHDLDTYAADVWRVARAAGLDRPILVGHSMGGQLAQRIAAEHPSAFSGLVLLNPVPASGLPLPPDALALFSSAGGDATKLGTILDMACTALTAADRARLLDVALSIAPETIRAMLGVWTAGGFTSRLADIRAPTLVVSTDDPFLPPDLLDATVTSRIEGARREHLPGCGHYPLVERAADTAVILERFVATLPT